One genomic region from Marmota flaviventris isolate mMarFla1 chromosome 6, mMarFla1.hap1, whole genome shotgun sequence encodes:
- the LOC139706132 gene encoding putative POM121-like protein 1-like gives METSHSKCCPSPLPPALSGRDLPEGSHKKPGHGPRRLPSTGWPLRASWAGGTTRRSSSRSFCRHPATALQRLRKVPARCFSRVLRTLGSFLGDLDIASSLRMPGLLRRTLLSTAAFMNSCIPGRRLRQPPCRVQGQEVAPCHLPAPQEPCPGRTVITAPEDSGQVVAEQAEHPVDREHQRGRPQVTGRASAFRPLGAHSGVPAFVPRPGPLWRNLCTQSSQDRAESSRAICMSSCPKRNPISSSYSSTRGLRALKRRAPDPSKGEPPLECSSSPGIPPKKAQGEKVAEGRAGHPLPKKKSSPTGDTSRPRKRKFPLLQCRRGEPLKLPPPLLVAHPVTAEDLDREKKKALQHINRLLMGETQAMGNSCAMAPQAHGGVPSPLGGARPLPSVGLSQTFPHPPSSSTMVAHTPVWVSSAVSSQSHPPINNLTGWLSPSLPIAALALPPRPSLSTLAGLPAQPVAPFGVTPLNTTMPSQPPHLGPPSTLGRSFRRSHQGPKPYYTHRPSPVASSSSPARRVRGHIPQGKQPLTPGATVPPSSGVPGGMNPGAPSLVSCHQLGHVGAPGPGAAPMPPLTVGPTTLGSLNYSTLGSDKQRNSTVGPRGSTQTHSVTSKAAGRRDLSLGQTSRKKRSSSESRETPKSREHCGASLGNDTYTAPSQNTTMAPRKHTKEGKKGQGKSGVPTPSAIPQSLPIQKHQSLPQGTSTPTEKGISSLPSVPGTSRRSESPDLLPELMSAFGAWCSSSQRGETPSNRQQQGAMLEQNTSSAPSQSTTMAPRKHTKEGKKGQGKSGVPTPSAIPQSLPIQKHQSLPQGTSTPTEKGISSLPSVPGTSRRSESPDLLPELMSAFGAWCSSSQRGETPSNRQQQGAMLEQNTSSAPSQSTTMAPRKHTKEGKKGQGKSGVPTPSAIPQSLPIQKHQSLPQGTSTPTEKGISSLPSVPGTSRRSESPDLLPELMSAFGAWCSSSQRGGTPSNRQQHGAQLEHNTSSAPSQSTTMGTKGQKARHTPGKATSGVATVTAIPQSLPTQKGLSSPGGTSTTSSKSTSTLTSTRNPSMSPGSPDWLPDLISAFGAMVISPRGETRSVRKR, from the coding sequence ATGGAGACTTCCCACAGCAAGTGTTGTCCCTCACCCCTGCCCCCGGCGCTGAGTGGCAGAGACCTGCCAGAAGGGTCCCACAAGAAGCCCGGTCATGGGCCTCGCCGACTTCCCTCTACTGGTTGGCCACTAAGGGCTTCCTGGGCTGGTGGCACCACTCGCAGGTCATCTTCCAGGTCATTTTGCCGCCATCCTGCAACTGCTCTTCAGCGGTTGCGAAAAGTGCCTGCTCGGTGCTTTTCCAGGGTCCTGCGGACCCTTGGATCTTTTCTCGGAGACTTGGATATTGCCTCCTCCCTCCGCATGCCAGGTCTCCTGAGGAGGACGCTGCTGTCAACTGCAGCTTTCATGAATTCCTGCATCCCAGGCCGCAGACTCAGACAGCCGCCTTGTAGGGTGCAGGGGCAGGAAGTGGCTCCTTGCCATCTTCCAGCACCCCAAGAACCCTGCCCAGGGAGGACTGTGATCACAGCCCCTGAAGACAGTGGCCAAGTGGTGGCTGAGCAAGCAGAGCACCCTGTAGATAGAGAACATCAGAGGGGGCGCCCTCAGGTCACTGGGAGAGCATCTGCTTTTAGGCCCCTGGGGGCCCATAGCGGTGTGCCTGCCTTTGTGCCCAGGCCTGGGCCTCTGTGGAGAAACCTCTGCACCCAGAGCTCCCAAGACAGAGCTGAGAGCTCCCGGGCCATCTGCATGAGCTCCTGCCCCAAAAGAAACCCCATCAGCAGCTCCTACAGCTCCACACGAGGTCTCCGAGCCCTGAAGAGGAGGGCTCCAGACCCATCCAAGGGGGAGCCGCCCCTGGAATGTTCTTCATCCCCAGGGATTCCCCCAAAGAAGGCCCAGGGTGAGAAGGTGGCAGAAGGCAGGGCGGGACACCCATTGCCCAAGAAGAAGTCCTCACCCACGGGAGACACCAGTAGGCCACGGAAACGCAAGTTTCCTCTCCTGCAATGCCGCCGAGGGGAACCTCTGAAGCTGCCACCACCTCTGTTAGTGGCCCATCCAGTGACTGCTGAGGACCTAgacagggagaagaagaaagctcTGCAGCACATCAACCGTCTTCTGATGGGTGAGACCCAGGCCATGGGGAACAGCTGTGCCATGGCCCCACAAGCCCATGGGGGGGTCCCCTCTCCACTGGGAGGGGCCAGGCCTCTgccatcagtgggcctcagccagacctttcCCCATCCCCCCAGCAGCTCAACCATGGTGGCCCACACCCCAGTGTGGGTCAGCTCTGCTGTCTCTTCCCAGAGCCATCCTCCCATTAACAATCTTACAGGATGGCTCTCCCCCAGCCTGCCAATTGCTGCTTTGGCCCTTCCTCCAAGGCCCTCTCTCAGCACATTGGCAGGCTTGCCTGCACAGCCAGTGGCCCCCTTTGGGGTCACACCCTTGAACACCACTATGCCTTCACagcccccacatctggggcctccctCCACCTTGGGTAGGAGCTTCCGGcgctctcaccagggcccaaagccctaCTATACTCACAGGCCCTCACCTGTAGCAAGCTCCAGCTCTCCAGCTCGAAGGGTGCGAGGACACATTCCGCAGGGTAAGCAGCCTCTCACCCCTGGAGCCACTGTCCCACCAAGTTCTGGGGTTCCTGGTGGGATGAACCCTGGAGCCCCTAGCTTAGTCAGCTGTCATCAGCTTGGACACGTGggagctccaggtccaggggCAGCTCCAATGCCACCCTTGACTGTGGGCCCAACAACCTTGGGCAGCCTAAACTACTCAACCCTTGGGTCTGACAAACAGAGAAACTCCACTGTGGGTCCTCGTGGTAGCACCCAGACACATTCAGTGACTTCAAAGGCAGCTGGGAGGAGAGACTTGTCCTTGGGTCAGACATCACGCAAGAAAAGATCAAGCTCAGAAAGTAGAGAAACCCCCAAAAGTAGAGAGCACTGTGGGGCAAGTTTGGGAAATGACACCTACACTGCCCCTAGCCAGAACACCACCATGGCACCCAGAAAACACACCAAAGAGGGTAAAAAAGGGCAAGGAAAGAGTGGAGTTCCTACCCCGAGTGCCATTCCTCAAAGCCTGCCCATCCAGAAACACCAAAGCTTACCTCAGGGGACAAGCACTCCCACTGAAAAGGGTATCTCTAGTTTGCCTTCAGTCCCTGGGACATCAAGGAGATCAGAGAGCCCAGACTTGCTTCCTGAACTCATGTCAGCCTTTGGGGCCTGGTGTAGCTCCTCCCAAAGAGGAGAAACCCCAAGCAACAGGCAGCAACAAGGAGCAATGTTGGAACAGAACACCTCCAGTGCCCCTAGCCAGAGCACCACCATGGCACCCAGAAAACACACCAAAGAGGGTAAAAAAGGGCAAGGAAAGAGTGGAGTTCCTACCCCGAGTGCCATTCCTCAAAGCCTGCCCATCCAGAAACACCAAAGCTTACCTCAGGGGACAAGCACTCCCACTGAAAAGGGTATCTCTAGTTTGCCTTCAGTCCCTGGGACATCAAGGAGATCAGAGAGCCCAGACTTGCTTCCTGAACTCATGTCAGCCTTTGGGGCCTGGTGTAGCTCCTCCCAAAGAGGAGAAACCCCAAGCAACAGGCAGCAACAAGGAGCAATGTTGGAACAGAACACCTCCAGTGCCCCTAGCCAGAGCACCACCATGGCACCCAGAAAACACACCAAAGAGGGTAAAAAAGGGCAAGGAAAGAGTGGAGTTCCTACCCCGAGTGCCATTCCTCAAAGCCTGCCCATCCAGAAACACCAAAGCTTACCTCAGGGGACAAGCACTCCCACTGAAAAGGGTATCTCTAGTTTGCCTTCAGTCCCTGGGACATCAAGGAGATCAGAGAGCCCAGACTTGCTTCCTGAACTCATGTCAGCCTTTGGGGCCTGGTGTAGCTCCTCCCAAAGAGGAGGTACCCCAAGCAACAGGCAGCAACATGGGGCACAGTTAGAACACAACACCTCCAGTGCCCCTAGCCAGAGCACCACCATGGGGACCAAGGGACAGAAAGCAAGGCACACACCAGGGAAAGCAACCTCTGGTGTGGCCACAGTTACTGCCATCCCCCAAAGCCTGCCCACACAGAAAGGCTTAAGCTCTCCTGGGGGAACCAGCACCACCTCCTCAAAATCAACCTCTACTTTGACATCCACCCGTAATCCATCTATGAGCCCTGGGAGCCCAGACTGGCTCCCAGATCTGATCTCTGCTTTTGGAGCCATGGTCATCAGCCCACGTGGAGAAACAAGAAGCGTGAGAAAGCGCTAA